The Lynx canadensis isolate LIC74 chromosome D1, mLynCan4.pri.v2, whole genome shotgun sequence genome has a segment encoding these proteins:
- the ANKRD49 gene encoding ankyrin repeat domain-containing protein 49, protein MEKGKVNVDGKPDTENSLDFSEHFNQLELLETHGHLIPTGTQSLWVGNSDEDEEQDEKTEEWYQLQEKKMEKDPSKLLLWAAERNRLTTVRRLLSEKSTHVNTRDEDEYTPLHRAAYSGHLDVVRELIAQGADVHAVTVDGWTPLHSACKWNNTRVASFLLQHDADINAQTKGLLTPLHLAAGNRDSKDTLELLLMNRYIKPGLKNNLEETAFDIARRTSVYHYLFEIVEGCTNSSPQS, encoded by the exons atggaaaaagggaaagtaaATGTTGATGGAAAACCAGATACAGAAAATTCCTTGGACTTTTCTGAACACTTTAACCAACTTGAATTGTTGGAAACGCATGGACACCTTATTCCCACTGGTACCCAAAGTCTCTGGGTAGGGAATTCTGACGAAGATGAGGAacaagatgaaaaaactgaagagTGGTAtcaattgcaagaaaaaaaaatggaaaaagatccaAGCAAATTGCTTCTTTGGGCTGCTGAAAGAAATCgg CTTACCACGGTGCGGAGACTACTTTCTGAAAAGTCCACTCACGTGAACACTAGAGATGAAGATGAGTATACCCCTCTTCATCGAGCAGCCTACAGTGGACACTTAGATGTTGTGCGTGAGCTGATCGCACAAGGGGCAGATGTCCACGCGGTGACTGTGGATGGCTGGACACCCCTGCACAGTGCTTGTAAGTGGAATAACACCAGAGTAGCTTCTTTCTTACTCCAGCATGACGCAGATATTAACGCCCAAACAAAAGGCCTCTTGACCCCCTTACATCTTGCTGCCGGGAACAGAGACAGCAAAGATACCCTAGAACTCCTCCTGATGAACCGCTACATCAAACCAGGTCTGAAAAACAACTTGGAAGAGACTGCATTTGATATCGCCCGGAGGACAAGCGTCTATCACTACCTCTTTGAAATTGTGGAAGGCTGCACAAATTCTTCACCTCAGTCATAA